Proteins co-encoded in one Bremerella sp. TYQ1 genomic window:
- the galE gene encoding UDP-glucose 4-epimerase GalE — protein MRVLVTGGAGYIGSHTARKLAAAGHEVVVYDNLSAGHRGAVEKLPLVEGDLLDGEKLTATLKEYHIDSVIHFAAFALVGESVTNPAKYYRNNITGTLSLLDSMRAADVKRIVFSSTCATYGIPASSPIDESFPQSPVNPYGFTKLAIEQALQDYAHAYDMAFAALRYFNAAGASPEGDIGEDHMPESHLIPLVLQVALGQRKSISIFGDDYPTEDGTCVRDYIHVDDLADAHLAAMEKIAPDNCLKLNLGTGRGNSVQEIIQACRDITGHKIPAEIGPRREGDPPALVANPAQAHKILEWQPKYLDVRETIETAWRWHQSHPQGYADE, from the coding sequence ATGCGCGTTCTCGTCACCGGCGGAGCTGGTTACATCGGCTCTCATACTGCCAGAAAGCTTGCCGCGGCAGGCCACGAAGTCGTCGTCTACGACAACCTCTCGGCAGGCCATCGCGGTGCGGTTGAGAAGCTGCCGCTCGTCGAAGGTGACTTGCTCGATGGCGAGAAACTGACCGCTACGCTGAAAGAGTACCACATTGATTCAGTCATTCACTTCGCGGCGTTTGCATTAGTCGGTGAATCGGTTACGAATCCGGCGAAGTATTATCGCAACAACATTACCGGCACGCTCAGCTTGCTCGATTCAATGCGTGCAGCGGACGTCAAGCGGATCGTTTTCTCTAGCACGTGTGCCACCTATGGGATTCCAGCTTCCTCCCCAATTGACGAAAGCTTCCCGCAAAGTCCAGTCAATCCTTACGGCTTCACCAAGCTGGCCATCGAACAAGCCCTGCAGGACTACGCGCATGCCTATGACATGGCGTTCGCAGCACTACGCTACTTCAATGCGGCTGGGGCTTCGCCTGAGGGAGACATCGGCGAAGACCACATGCCTGAGTCGCACCTGATCCCGCTCGTTTTGCAAGTTGCCCTGGGACAGCGAAAATCCATCAGCATCTTTGGCGATGACTACCCTACCGAAGATGGCACGTGCGTTCGCGATTACATTCATGTCGACGACTTGGCCGACGCCCATCTTGCGGCGATGGAAAAGATTGCGCCAGACAACTGCTTGAAATTGAACCTCGGCACCGGACGGGGAAACAGCGTGCAAGAGATCATCCAAGCTTGTCGAGACATCACCGGTCACAAGATCCCTGCCGAAATTGGCCCTCGCCGCGAGGGAGATCCCCCTGCCCTGGTAGCCAATCCGGCTCAGGCTCATAAAATCTTGGAGTGGCAGCCGAAGTACTTGGATGTCCGCGAAACGATTGAGACGGCCTGGCGTTGGCACCAGTCGCACCCCCAAGGATACGCCGACGAGTAA